From the Hevea brasiliensis isolate MT/VB/25A 57/8 chromosome 13, ASM3005281v1, whole genome shotgun sequence genome, the window TGGGGAGCAGTAATCGTTGTCTTGGCATCGCTCACAATCTCTAACCTGGAAAAACCCGCTTCTGCAGCAATTTGAGTGCCAGATTCGATAGCCTTAGAAGCGAGAGGTGGATTGACGCATCTGTCGTCACATTTCCATGGTGGTCACGACCGGGCACACTAGCGTcagtattcaacttaaaatttgaTGCCAAATGGAAAGACCAACCTTGATGTCGTTGAACTGTCTACGGGGAAGGAGGGAAATCAGTGCCACCATTTGCATATTGCTATTCATTCCACAGCTGCATTCCCCTGGTGATAACCATGTGTACATCAAAGAAACATCATTAAAACCATCTCATTGAGAGCAGACCAAATTGCCAGGCTTTCATGATAAACAACTCGATAAACTCCCCTGGTTGGCAATAGTCATATCTTTGGCGGAATATTAAACTTCCATAAATTTTTCCAAGGCCAATGGTGCGCATAAGAATGAGGAATTATTAGGTGCACCCGGTGCACATATACCTTCTCTTACAATCATATGGGATCCATTCTTATATAATAGAGATGACTCATTTTCTGTGAAAGAGAAAATACTATTTTTTAGTACACTAGGGTGCACCTAATAATTAGCCCATAAGAAGATGCAGAAGCTTCTTGTCCTTGAATCTGTTTGTCGCGAAGCCAATGGTGTTCTGATCTCTGCACGTAAATTCAGAGGTAGATGGCGCGTAGATGTAATTAAGATACCCTCTAGCATCCTTTATTATTTTGAgtagaattaaaatattattttttttatttatattgtttatAGTACAAATTAGGCAAGCCGCAACACCGTACAATCAAATGTCAAATTATTTACGCTTATTATATATTTTagtgatttaaatttttttatatataattgctttgttatttttttatttgatataatattattataatatattaattttttataattaattaaatttaatctcTATTATCGTGAAACTAAattaatatgattttattttactttttatattaaagttgatttttattttttttatttttttatataaaattggaTTATATTTTTTGTAAAAATATCCTCTTTGTTTCTATTATTTATGTAATTTATGATTTCTTTAGTTTtatcatttatatatatttatataatttaaacttATACCACTATCTTATAGTGGTATTGGTAATGCAAATATTAtgcttttttatataatatatcaaATATAATTACTTCTAAGAATATCTATCCTTaaacttataattaaaaaaaattaagatagtaaatttagaatttataaataaaaaaatctataaattaaatcaatataaaatttatttacactttattaaatttacaaaatttatcagcaaataaaattttgtttgatttaaaattaattagaatgTTAGGTTAGgatgtatttttttttccttctcggATGTGgacaattatataattaaaatgaaaacttAAATAAACCTACGTGGCATAACATCTTGAAAAGTTTTAGCTTCTTTTATATATGGATAAGGAAAATTTttgtataaaatataaatatatgtgattcatatatttaatagacGAGTTTCGTTATATATTTTGTATTATGAATCTATGGTGGATTAGATATAGCTAAGGGCGAGTACTATTCGATTTGAACAGAATAAACCGAATCAAACCAAATTATCATAATTCAGTAATTTGACTTAGTTTTTAAAGTAATTTGGTTCGaaccaattttaaattttaaaaattttgattatttagatttgatttgatttaaaaaaaaaaaaatcgattaaatcgaATAGAATTACTTAGTTACCTAGCTTACTACCACAGCAATCGATTGAGTCGTAGTCGGTTTTGATGATGCTCCCAGTAAACGCCGCCAGTGACCCGTAACAAATTCCGCGTAACTATGATGGCTAAATCAAGGATATGCATAAATTGACAAAGGCAAATAAAACTAGAGGTACATTGCAAGATCAACAAGCAGTATACTGTAACATTCCAAGCAGGTTATAATGGCAAAGCTGAAAGTTGAGTAACAGACATTATTTAAAAACAACCCACTCTAaatttaataacaataataagTTCATTAATATTTAATAGATAAAAGGCTTCAACTCTAAATTTCCTGCTGCCACAACAATGAAACGAAGGGACCAATTAAGCCATGGCCAATTAATGTTACCCGCCGCACTATAAAACACCACAGAAAAAATGCCTGACCCCATGCATTTAACACAAGTGCTAAGGGGTAGCTGTGATGTAAACCAGTCTGCTTTCATACATGCTGCATAATTTCTCAAAACATCACGTCTTCCTTTTCTACTAGGTTCCCACTGCATTCTAGAATTATTCTATGGACCCTCTGCTTTGTACACAGATCGAGTTGGCTTCGCCCATGACACGATCATAGCATCCagagttttttattttttatttattttttataaacaaATGCATAGCATCCAGAAATTGCCAGTGGAAAATAGGGTGACAATAGCAGTGCTATTAAATCAAATAGAATCAATCAGTTAAATCAGCGAATCGAACCTTTACTAATGCGatttataattaactcaaatttaGAAAGTGATTTAGTTGAACCAGTGTGATTCAGCAATTTAAGTAGTCAATAGAACTAAAATATTTGTTTTCTAGtgttaatgaaatgaattaaaccCAAGACCTCATAAGATATTTTTAAAACTACAACCAATTAAACTAACTAAGataatcacacacacacacacacacacacacacacatatatatatatatattctataataaaataataaattttaaaaaataatatattgatttatttttttaacatataACTAATATTTTACACTAAAATATAATTAcacatttataaaattttttatttattttaaatatattactaAAATTTCTATAACTTAACAaatgtttaaatttttattttaaattattaaatctaattaattaaatttatttatttatattaacatgtattatattttattgattatatacatataattatttttaatgattcATTATTGAACTGTTAATTCGCTGATTAAATTATTGAGCAAGCAACTCAATTCTTGTAATGCATCATACTAATCTCAAGGCCATGTTTAATAATAATGGGTAATAGTATTTAATTCCGATTTGACTCGTTTTCCATCAAATCAATTTTTCTTCCCGCATAAAAAAAATGAATCTCCAAAATCCAatccaataataatatattattattttattaaaaaatatttttaaatatttaaatattataaatttaatatatatatatataatatttttaacctataattattattttaataaataaatttatattgtataataataaattaaaatttttgtaaaataaaaaatCCATATGGTCATGCTCCCCACAGAAAAGTTCTCACCCTAACCTCGATCGAAAGGAGTAACACCAGTCCTCAACTCACGAGTTGCCATTAGAAAACTTAGAGAAGAAACGTATGCAACATGCAGAACTCAAATTTGAACTGATATTTGTCAAAATAAACATATACATCACCGGGATACAGAATTCCAGGGTTTAAGTATTTTAAGGAACTGATGAAATAGGCAGCATTAAGAACACCACAACCAGATGAAACAGCCAACTAAAAACAGCCTCACAAGGTATCGTAATCAACCAAGTTTGCAGTAGTAATTGTAACGCGGGTGCCAATCTCTCATTAGACTAATAAATTACTGCTTTTCTAGATTTAGATCTAGATGTACAGAGGGATGAAAAAATACAGAGAGTTGTCCCACCAGTGACTACAAAAACACCCAAAAGGAATAAGAAGCCCATCTTTTTGCCCCAGTAGGGGAGAAGAAACAAACAAAAACTTAGCTAGCATATTCTTAGATAAACGAACagcataatcacatgcatacacaTGCACATTGATATCCAGTATCAATCGTGGCACCCTACCCCACCTAAGCAACAACCATCTTGCCCACTTTTGCATCTTCAACCCCACAAAAGCATCAAGCTTGAAATCAAGAGGGCTACAATAACGGAGAACCAGCTACTGTTTGGAAGTCTGAACCCACCATCACTGATGTCTGTGTTTATTCCAGCTCCTGTTGGACTTACACCGTTGCCTATGCCTCCCAAGACTCCATTGGAAGGGGTTGTAGTGTATGGAGTAGTAGTGGTTGGTGTGGTATTGGTCGGGTTAGTGGTTGAGGGCGTGGCGGTTGAGGGTGTGGTGGTTGATGGGTTTGTGGTGACTGGAGTTGGAACAGTTGTGCTAGTCCCTGCAGCACTGAAGAAAGCAAAGCAAAGCAAAGAGTCAACAAATAATCCTTAGAATCCGAACATTCCATCCCTTAGCACACCATtctattttaaaattcaatgtttTGAAATGTTAAAAAcacaatcttaatgacatcaatCAGATTTACTACGGAGTGAATTCACCACTACAAGAACATATGTAAGTTAACATGATCAAGCACCAACCCAACCACCCAACACTGCAAGTTCTAAGTTTTGTGTTATCCAACCAATTATATCAAGTCCATCCTCGTTATAGGGGAATAGCTTCATCTGATCACACTCAGGTTGCAACGTAAGGTGCTCCTTTTTACTGGTTGGTTAATCAACTTGAAAAGACTAAGAATTATTGTAGAGTAGGAGGCCAAGGTTTCAAATCCTGACAGCTATCTTTACTTGAAAATTGAAATTACTATTAGGTATAACAAGTGAATCTTTGTTCTGGCTTCaattgacattttttttttttttgagaaaagaGGAGAtggcagagaatgaagaaaaagATAAACATGTTTGAAGGTTGAGAAAACACGATATGATAGGTGAATCCTGAAGTATTTTAGGATTGTATTTGTATCATGGAAATGCTTTATTAAAGCTGGATCCAAACATGAGAAATTATTCCATAGGACGAAACAAGTTCCACCTTTCCCACAATCTGTGCAGTACTATGTAGATAAATGCAGCTCGTAATTCATATAAGAGTAACTATgattttatttagtcattttcagTGGAAACACAAGCAAAAGCAACATCAATTGATGCATTGCCCTTGTATAGCTGAAGAGTTGCTTGCTACAGCCGCTTTTTGGTTTGCAGTTCTGCATTCCATTAACCTTTCAAAGATTTCCTTCTCTCATTGTTTAAATCAATGAGAAATAGACAAGAGAAAAGAAGTAATGAGCCATTTTATGCAGCTTGTTACTAGCACAGTATGAAAATATATTGTTGAAGACATAACTGAAGCATATAGAGCCCAAATCACTGTTAAACTGTGTCTGGTTGTCATGAAAAAGTGGCAACCCATAAGATGGCCCATGCTGCCAATTACCATAGTTCAAGCAACataaaattgtgttttacctaacTAAAGATTATAACACCTAGAACAGAGACTTAAGAATAATGATCCAATAAACGCAGAAACAACTTTAGGATTGTGGGACCACAGCACAGTTCTCGAGACATCCAAAATTCAAAGGATGGCTCAAATCTCTAGATCATTCATCCCAACGCTTTTGAGGTAACCATGGGCAAAAATGCCCCACAACGAAAGCGGCAGCAAACACTTCTTCAAAGCAAAAAAGTCATGCTGCCATGCTCCTCCCGCCCTCCCTTACCACTGCTTTACCTTTTTGACAAAAGACACATCCTCGAGAAATGGCATTGTAATGCCTTTTCATttacattttttaaataaatattttgaaaatttcaaatttcatgtAAAGATCAACAATCAGAAGAGATAAAGTGTGTTAAGAAAATCTTAATATCTCGAATAATTTTAGAGGGAGCTCAAAAGGTAGTCGCATAGCATGGCTTGTAAGACCCATCATTGTCTTTACATAAGATGCCATCCTTTATATTATCCATTCTAGTAAaattttaactttattaaaaGGCAAGGGATCCTAATTATTGCAGCATCTTTTTACGACATTGAAACTCGTCACCAGCTAGCAAGTGGCCAAATGATCAAGAAAATCATCATGCAATTGCAACACGAGTCAAAATGACAAAAATAGCTCATTTTGAATCTAGCTAAAGGTgataggagagagaaaagagaagggTGTCATGCATTTTACCATCTAAAAGCATCATCTGAAAGAAAACAGTTGATAGAGAACCAAAATTCTGGCACAAAGCATCCCTTTCTCCtattgataaaagaaaagaacCCACCCCgcctaaataaaaaaatttgccCTCTGTAAAGCCAAAGAGCTGGAGAGAGGAATCTACACAAGCCACTATGAACAGTTCTAGGTCTCCGCCAAATTTGGCAAGCCAGACTTTGTTTACACACTAATTTCATTGGTCTAACTACCTTGAAGTAGTTCAGCCAAACTTCAATCAGCACAAAAGCAGATACCATGAACTCAATGACTTCTTTATTTCTTTACACCTTTCACATCCAATATTTTAAAATCCATGCCCTAAAAATTCTTCTTCTACATCCAatattctaaatttttaaaatgtaagtGAGAGCCCCAGGGGGGTAAAGGGACCAAGAATAAAATGCTACCATCAAGAAATTCACTTTTCCAACAATAGTATGTTCTTccaagttcaaaaaaaaaatttataaactaattgGCTGGTTTCGGGAAAGCCGACTAATTAATAGCCAGTAGCCAAGCCTGACTTGTCTAGGCACCTAGCCCTAAACAAAGAAGGGGCACCTAACCCTAAACAAAGAAGGGGTGCCccatttacaagaaaaaaaaaaggttaagagCACCCCTCAATCCCTTTGCTGAAAAGTGACAGATCTGAGCTGACAGACACCACATCATTTTAATCACTAAAATTTGAAACGCAAGGAAGTAAAAGGAAGTAATAGCGGCAAGATAATCAATATACCTGACGGTCGCCGGATAAGAACAGCCACTAGAACCTACAAAATGAATCACACAAAATGGAAGGGTAAGAAAAATGGGTGCTTTGTTTTCTTTTTGTTAAATACATCAAAGTACCGTTTGGCGTTGAGTttttaaaaaaacaaaataaaataaattattaagtaatttaaaaaattttattttatcattttatattaaaacacattaaatttatttttaatcaatttttaattcttttatgaaaatatatttagGCAAATCACTTTTTTCAAAAAACATTATTAAATAGTTTGCAaagataataaatttaattttttatatttttatatatttgaaaaaaaaaatctaaacagCACTGCAGATTTAACAGCCAAACAGACCCTTAGAAACCGAAAAGTAAAGGGATTTAAGCAATGTCTTACTAGGATCAGCTGCGGAAACGGCAGCAGTGCCAGCAAAATCACAAGTGCCTTGAGCTTGGCCCTTCTTCTGGAAATAGCTATTAACAGCATATGAGCAATGGGCTTTGACACTATTAGGTTGGTAACATGCACCATTTGAATGGATAGGACTACAATCAGCCCCAGCTCCACAAGCATAGTCCAAAGTCTTTTGAAGGACTGCATCTGACATATCCTTGCAAACACACCATGTGCAGCCTAACCAAGAACAAGAAATAATATTAGAACCAAAAAGAGAAGTTGGGAAACAAGGAAAATAAGAAGATGAGTTTTGAAAATAAAGAATGTGAGCTACAGAAAATAAAACGAAAAGAAATATGGTCAAGAATATTAAAGAAGAAAGTGGATTTTGAAAATAAAGAAACAaattgccatttttcagtccctcTAAATAGCTCACAGAGGGTAAAAACAAATcctgtaacaaaaaaaaaaaaaaggagaaagaaagaaaccTGAAACCAGTTAATcaatatatgagaaaaaaaaataatgcacATAATAAATTTGTAGGGGCAAAAATAACATTTTTTAGCCAGAAAAAAGGGCAAAAGTAGTTCTTTTCACTCTTGCGCTTGAACAGAAACTattcaaaaaataaataagaaagatTAAAAAAAGTTCTTCTGAAGCTAATATCATGACTAGTAGCTTTACTTGGGAGAGgtaaggaaaaattaaaaaaaaaaaaaaggagcttaCTAGCATGGCCAGTCATGAACAACATCAGCATTGCAAGCAGAATAACGGCCATCACTGCTCAGACAAAGGGCAAAGGAGATTAGTGATATGGAGGTTTAGAGATAGATATCAATGCTTGCCAGAAGAAGGGCTTCTTGCAGAAtcacgggagagagagagagagagagagagtatggGAGAGTGTGTGAGATGCAATGAGCCAGGCAAATGAAATGGGGGTGGCCATCTAGACAAAAATTAGTGACGCAGAAGATTGTGGGGCGAAGGTGGCCCAGTTTGGTGTCGGTTTCtgggtgctttttttttttttgttccttaCTATGCCTTTTACTATTCAATTCTCTACCTTTCTCCATCTTTTCTCCTCTAAGGAAATAGTTTCATGGAAAGTCGGGCTTAACCTATCTTTTTGGGACTCCGCAGGCTGTACTATTTGGTTTAAACGGGATAAAGTTAAACCATTGTGGTAAGGCAAAATTccgtaataattaaatattaaattcaattatttaaaATCAATTCTTTATTTAAGTGTTATTTTTTAAGAgagttttaatttattaatattaaaatattttcagagattttaaatatcgaatctcaattgtaattaattttattataaaagagattatttaaaaaaataatttttaatttaataaatttaataaaaaaaataaaataagtaactcaatcaaaattttttaattttatataaagtaTGGGCTACCATTTTCTACTCAAAATTCAGGGGCTCAACTTCACAGTTAGGGTCAGCTTTTTGTATTCATGCTAA encodes:
- the LOC110636256 gene encoding PLASMODESMATA CALLOSE-BINDING PROTEIN 3; the encoded protein is MAVILLAMLMLFMTGHASCTWCVCKDMSDAVLQKTLDYACGAGADCSPIHSNGACYQPNSVKAHCSYAVNSYFQKKGQAQGTCDFAGTAAVSAADPSSSGCSYPATVSAAGTSTTVPTPVTTNPSTTTPSTATPSTTNPTNTTPTTTTPYTTTPSNGVLGGIGNGVSPTGAGINTDISDGGFRLPNSSWFSVIVALLISSLMLLWG